In the Flagellimonas sp. HMM57 genome, one interval contains:
- a CDS encoding TonB-dependent receptor, whose amino-acid sequence MRLKKYFLLCFIISSLSISAQTDQAIIKGHVTSSNEAIPFATVFVKNGAEGTTTNREGYYELNVNPGELTLQISSQGYRKTTKTIVVAANEEATLNFEVIEDALGLDEVVISATRNRVERRSAPVVVSTLKPRLLTATQSITLADGLNYAPGIRLETNCQNCGFTQVRLNGLDGGYTQVLLNSRPVFSSLVGVYGLEQIPTNIIERVEVVRSGGSALYGSNAIAGTVNIITKDPILNTWEIATNLALVDGKTADRILTFNTSVVADDLNSGFTLFGTYRNRESYDANDDGFSELVELRNNTVGAKAFLRPTDRSRISVNLNAIREYRRGGDRLDLAPQFTDITEELDHDTFIGGVDYELDSKDKTAKYQIYTSASYTNRDSYYGGLGGGRTRQDSILANNAFGNTKDLAWVNGLQYTKTFKNDDVLTVGGEFNHNETEDIIEGYDRLIDQSVNALGGYFQYEWKPTEKLRALIGTRLDNVTVDGDFSIGGIDRGVDINQTAISPRVTLSYQFTEALKLRGGYARGFRAPQAFNEDLHISSVGGEPQFVILSNDLNTEYSNAFTGSLNYSKSVGLLQMDFLVEGFYTILEDPFTLVSTGAVLDNGSILEEVRNGSGAKVYGTNFELGVSPDPRWQFQLGGTLQKAEYDEPQILFESDGTPGESDIEVNEFVRTPNLYGYLNTTWLPNEAFNVDITGTYTGGMTVPLVISDTGFLQLNEVDSFFDLNIKLESHVDFNENFMMTFSGGIKNIFNSFQDDFDIGPTRDSDYIYGPNAPRTFFIGVKFGKLH is encoded by the coding sequence ATGCGCCTAAAAAAATACTTTTTGCTATGCTTTATTATTTCAAGTTTAAGTATTTCTGCCCAAACTGACCAGGCGATAATTAAAGGCCACGTCACTTCTAGTAATGAGGCCATACCTTTTGCTACCGTTTTTGTGAAAAATGGTGCGGAAGGAACTACTACTAATAGGGAAGGCTATTACGAATTGAATGTAAATCCAGGTGAACTTACGTTGCAAATCAGCTCTCAAGGTTATAGAAAAACGACCAAAACCATAGTGGTAGCAGCAAATGAAGAGGCCACGCTAAATTTTGAGGTTATTGAAGATGCCTTGGGGTTGGATGAGGTCGTTATTAGTGCCACCAGAAATCGTGTGGAACGTAGAAGCGCTCCCGTTGTTGTTTCTACCTTAAAACCAAGACTGTTGACCGCAACCCAATCCATTACATTGGCCGATGGGCTCAATTATGCACCTGGAATACGCTTGGAGACCAACTGTCAGAATTGCGGATTTACCCAAGTACGCTTAAATGGTCTTGATGGAGGGTATACACAGGTATTGTTAAACAGTAGGCCCGTATTCAGTTCGTTGGTTGGGGTCTATGGCTTGGAACAGATTCCTACCAATATCATTGAACGGGTAGAGGTGGTTCGTAGCGGCGGTTCTGCACTTTATGGTTCAAATGCCATTGCAGGAACGGTCAATATCATCACTAAAGACCCTATTCTGAATACTTGGGAAATCGCTACAAATTTAGCTCTTGTGGATGGTAAGACAGCCGATCGTATCCTTACCTTCAACACTTCTGTTGTAGCGGATGATTTGAATAGCGGCTTTACCCTTTTTGGAACATATCGAAATCGCGAAAGTTATGATGCGAATGATGATGGATTTTCAGAGCTTGTTGAACTACGAAATAATACTGTTGGAGCTAAAGCCTTTTTAAGACCTACAGACCGTAGCAGGATTTCGGTGAATCTAAATGCAATTCGAGAGTATAGAAGGGGAGGTGATCGTTTGGATTTAGCTCCACAATTTACGGATATCACGGAAGAACTGGATCATGATACCTTTATTGGAGGAGTCGATTATGAGTTGGATAGTAAAGACAAAACAGCAAAATACCAGATTTATACTTCAGCTTCTTACACCAATAGGGATAGTTACTACGGGGGGCTTGGTGGTGGAAGAACCCGTCAAGATAGTATTTTGGCAAACAACGCCTTTGGCAACACGAAAGATTTGGCATGGGTAAATGGGTTACAGTATACCAAGACATTTAAAAATGACGATGTACTAACGGTCGGGGGTGAGTTTAACCATAATGAAACAGAGGATATCATAGAGGGCTATGACAGATTGATCGATCAAAGCGTTAACGCCTTAGGAGGGTATTTTCAGTATGAATGGAAGCCTACTGAGAAATTAAGGGCCTTAATAGGTACTCGATTGGATAATGTGACCGTCGATGGTGATTTTTCCATCGGGGGAATTGATAGAGGAGTGGATATCAACCAAACGGCAATTTCACCCAGGGTTACGCTCTCTTATCAATTTACAGAAGCATTAAAATTGAGAGGTGGCTATGCTCGGGGATTTCGTGCACCACAGGCCTTTAATGAAGATTTGCATATATCGAGTGTCGGAGGAGAACCCCAGTTCGTCATTCTTTCCAATGACCTGAATACCGAGTATTCCAATGCATTTACAGGCTCTCTCAATTACTCTAAATCAGTCGGGTTGTTACAAATGGATTTTTTGGTTGAAGGATTCTATACAATTTTGGAGGACCCGTTCACATTAGTGAGCACTGGCGCGGTTTTGGACAATGGTTCTATTTTGGAAGAAGTACGGAATGGTTCTGGCGCGAAGGTATACGGTACCAATTTTGAGCTTGGGGTTTCTCCAGACCCCAGATGGCAATTCCAATTGGGAGGAACACTACAAAAAGCGGAATATGATGAACCCCAAATATTGTTCGAGTCCGATGGAACCCCGGGTGAGTCGGATATTGAAGTGAATGAGTTTGTAAGGACGCCCAATCTCTATGGCTATCTAAATACTACATGGTTGCCAAACGAGGCCTTTAATGTAGATATTACTGGTACATATACTGGTGGAATGACAGTACCTTTGGTTATAAGTGACACCGGATTTTTGCAGTTGAACGAAGTAGATTCCTTTTTCGACTTGAACATCAAATTGGAATCGCATGTTGACTTTAATGAAAACTTTATGATGACTTTTTCCGGTGGGATAAAGAACATATTCAATAGTTTCCAAGACGACTTTGATATAGGCCCTACAAGAGATTCCGATTATATTTATGGGCCTAATGCCCCAAGGACCTTTTTTATAGGCGTAAAGTTTGGAAAATTACATTAG
- a CDS encoding thioredoxin family protein: MLSIHIGISQQDEINWLSFEQLETALAEKPKKVFIDFYADWCTYCKKMDKAAFQNPEVIKRLNTAYYAVKMNAEHKDSIQFGGDVFYNKELGKKRNPTHEIPLLLASREDVPFSLPAVLVLDEYFQVKARYFEYLSPKKMVKILSE; encoded by the coding sequence ATGCTCTCAATACATATTGGGATTTCGCAGCAGGATGAAATCAATTGGTTGAGTTTTGAACAATTGGAGACTGCTCTTGCTGAAAAACCTAAAAAAGTTTTCATCGATTTTTACGCTGACTGGTGTACTTATTGTAAAAAGATGGATAAAGCCGCATTTCAGAATCCTGAGGTTATTAAAAGACTAAATACAGCGTATTATGCCGTCAAAATGAATGCAGAACATAAAGACAGTATACAATTTGGCGGTGATGTTTTTTATAATAAAGAATTGGGTAAAAAGCGAAATCCTACCCATGAAATTCCTTTATTGCTGGCATCACGGGAAGATGTGCCATTTTCATTGCCCGCAGTATTGGTTTTGGACGAGTATTTTCAAGTTAAAGCCCGATATTTTGAGTATTTATCACCAAAAAAAATGGTGAAAATCCTATCTGAATGA